The Variovorax paradoxus genome window below encodes:
- a CDS encoding MFS transporter codes for MSTLPPSSAVAQDPRRQRAVLLVASMVCSLVMLDTNVVAVALPTIAHTLHAEFADMQWVITAYMLPFAALLMAAGSLCDRYGRRRIMVIGQLLFVGASLFCGTAPAAWVLNVSRAFQGVGAALLLTAALAVINHGFQGAARARAYAFWGACLGIAITCGPILGGVISSTIGWHWVFLINLPIGVVLIAATLRVVEESRDKEAVRLDYGGVATFSGALFLLTWAAIDGNALGWTSAAVLGRLIGGVVLLEAFVVIEGLQSRPMVDFRLLRSPAFVGSAFAMVGYAAGAQVMLFYLPLYLQNAFGLSPASAGISMLPFALPMFLVPRIAAHYTAGWTSRALLCLGLGLSGTANAAMALLATGGAGYLAFACAMTLAGTGAGLLNGETAKAMQGAIPPQRAGMASGLAGTTRFSGLLAGVAGLGAVLVAVASADFERTARQRSLAPALARDVAKRFSAGDVAGALHALQALPADASAAAATAMRYAFGTGFAAAAWSAAGVAVVALVLTRLLMPGREAHAANGMQEAHMVAPGE; via the coding sequence ATGAGCACCCTTCCTCCATCCTCTGCCGTCGCGCAGGATCCGCGTCGACAGCGAGCCGTCCTGCTGGTGGCCTCCATGGTGTGCTCGCTGGTGATGCTCGACACCAACGTGGTGGCGGTCGCCCTGCCCACCATCGCGCATACGCTCCATGCCGAGTTCGCGGACATGCAATGGGTGATCACCGCATACATGCTGCCCTTCGCGGCCCTGCTCATGGCCGCGGGCTCGCTGTGCGACCGGTACGGCCGGCGACGCATCATGGTGATCGGGCAGCTGCTCTTCGTCGGCGCTTCGCTGTTCTGCGGCACGGCGCCGGCAGCCTGGGTGCTGAATGTGTCGCGGGCATTCCAGGGCGTCGGCGCAGCCCTGCTGTTGACGGCGGCGCTGGCGGTGATCAACCACGGCTTCCAGGGAGCGGCGCGCGCACGGGCCTACGCGTTCTGGGGCGCCTGCCTCGGCATCGCGATCACCTGCGGGCCCATTCTCGGCGGCGTGATCTCCAGCACCATCGGCTGGCACTGGGTGTTCCTCATCAACCTGCCGATCGGCGTGGTGCTGATCGCGGCCACACTGCGGGTGGTGGAGGAATCGCGCGACAAGGAAGCCGTGCGGCTGGACTATGGCGGTGTCGCCACCTTCAGCGGTGCGCTGTTCCTGCTGACCTGGGCGGCCATCGACGGCAACGCGCTGGGCTGGACCTCGGCCGCGGTACTGGGGCGCCTGATCGGTGGCGTGGTGCTGCTCGAGGCCTTCGTGGTGATCGAGGGCCTGCAGTCGAGGCCCATGGTCGACTTCAGGCTGCTGCGCTCACCGGCCTTCGTGGGCAGCGCTTTCGCCATGGTGGGCTACGCGGCGGGGGCGCAGGTCATGCTGTTCTATCTGCCGCTGTATCTGCAGAACGCCTTCGGCCTGTCGCCCGCCAGCGCCGGCATCTCGATGCTGCCGTTCGCGCTGCCCATGTTCCTGGTGCCGCGCATCGCGGCGCACTACACGGCCGGGTGGACGTCGCGCGCGTTGCTGTGTCTGGGCCTCGGACTGAGCGGCACGGCGAACGCGGCCATGGCGTTGTTGGCCACCGGCGGCGCGGGCTACCTTGCCTTCGCCTGTGCGATGACGCTCGCGGGCACCGGCGCCGGCCTGCTCAACGGCGAGACGGCCAAGGCCATGCAGGGCGCGATCCCGCCGCAGCGCGCGGGCATGGCCTCGGGGCTGGCCGGCACCACGCGCTTCAGCGGCCTGCTGGCGGGCGTGGCCGGATTGGGCGCGGTGCTGGTGGCGGTGGCCAGCGCGGACTTCGAGCGCACGGCCCGGCAGCGGTCGTTGGCGCCCGCACTGGCGCGGGACGTGGCCAAGCGCTTCAGCGCGGGCGATGTGGCAGGGGCACTCCATGCACTGCAAGCACTTCCCGCCGATGCGTCCGCGGCCGCCGCAACCGCGATGCGATATGCATTCGGCACCGGATTCGCGGCCGCGGCGTGGTCCGCTGCCGGCGTGGCCGTGGTCGCGCTGGTGCTGACACGGCTGCTGATGCCCGGCCGCGAAGCCCACGCGGCGAACGGGATGCAGGAGGCGCACATGGTGGCGCCCGGTGAGTGA
- a CDS encoding aldo/keto reductase: MRYRLLGRKSGLRVSELALGVALFGTGWGYGSEHAEARQVFDRYLEAGGNFFDTADGYQFGQSESMLSELIAPIRDDIVVATKYSGGAAKEPTLAKTGNSRKNLVYSVEQSLQRLKTDRVDLLWVHHSDNVTPTEEILRGLDDLVRAGKILYAGFSNFPAWRIARADLLAELRGWSPLVGVQFEYSLIERSADRELLPMAEALGLAAAVWSPLGGGLLTGKYRNGEQGRLQGMGRVIRTEKTERDAAVVDAVIDAGAQLGRSPAEVALAWLGSKARTSTTSIIPIIGPRTVEQLDNNLLALDLTLPQDLVDRLDLVSQIAHGVPFEVNAETLPRMLGGRPHLVDLPAFKVA; this comes from the coding sequence ATGCGCTATCGTCTTCTCGGCCGCAAGTCCGGCCTCCGTGTCTCTGAACTCGCTCTCGGTGTCGCCCTGTTCGGCACGGGCTGGGGCTACGGCTCCGAACATGCCGAGGCGCGCCAGGTGTTCGACCGCTACCTCGAGGCCGGCGGCAACTTCTTCGACACTGCCGACGGCTACCAGTTCGGCCAGTCCGAATCCATGCTGAGCGAGCTCATCGCGCCGATCCGCGACGACATCGTGGTGGCGACCAAGTACAGCGGCGGCGCGGCGAAGGAGCCGACCTTGGCGAAGACCGGCAACAGCCGCAAGAACCTCGTCTACTCCGTCGAGCAGAGCCTGCAACGGCTCAAGACGGATCGCGTCGACCTGCTGTGGGTCCATCACTCCGACAACGTCACGCCCACCGAGGAAATTCTCCGGGGGCTCGATGACCTCGTGCGCGCCGGCAAGATCCTCTACGCCGGCTTCTCGAACTTTCCGGCCTGGCGTATCGCGCGCGCGGATCTGCTGGCGGAGCTGCGTGGCTGGTCGCCGCTGGTGGGCGTGCAGTTCGAATACAGCCTGATCGAACGCAGCGCCGACCGGGAGCTGCTGCCGATGGCCGAAGCGCTGGGCCTGGCGGCCGCTGTGTGGTCGCCGCTCGGAGGCGGCCTGCTCACGGGCAAGTACCGCAACGGGGAGCAGGGCCGGCTGCAGGGCATGGGCCGGGTCATCCGCACCGAGAAGACCGAGCGCGACGCGGCCGTCGTGGATGCCGTGATCGATGCGGGCGCGCAGCTCGGGCGTTCGCCGGCCGAAGTGGCGCTGGCATGGCTCGGCAGCAAGGCAAGGACTTCCACCACGTCGATCATTCCGATCATCGGGCCGCGCACGGTGGAGCAACTCGACAACAACCTTCTGGCGCTCGACCTGACGCTGCCGCAGGACTTGGTGGACCGGCTCGATCTAGTCAGCCAGATCGCGCATGGGGTTCCGTTCGAAGTCAATGCGGAGACGCTTCCGCGGATGCTGGGCGGACGTCCACACCTGGTGGATTTGCCCGCCTTCAAAGTTGCCTGA